A genomic window from Silene latifolia isolate original U9 population chromosome 11, ASM4854445v1, whole genome shotgun sequence includes:
- the LOC141613238 gene encoding uncharacterized protein LOC141613238, whose amino-acid sequence MKYGFTNGQWSATQGEYQVSSGYQWLMGQQQAVQWYPMVWSRTIIPRHAFIGWLVMQERLITRDRLLSFGVITEAECVICSNQTETHAHLIYECMFSRQCWDLLSGWFGISFSRSNVVDWFLKWRCPSLMKKQIVGAAMVALWYHIWNARNITRLEAKVMTPRYILMQVKHDIQLRCRERRWTLKAMKLPWEPSFL is encoded by the coding sequence ATGAAATATGGATTCACTAATGGACAATGGAGTGCAACTCAAGGAGAATATCAGGTATCCAGTGGCTATCAATGGTTAATGGGTCAGCAGCAGGCAGTTCAGTGGTATCCTATGGTGTGGAGCAGAACTATCATTCCCAGACATGCTTTCATAGGATGGTTGGTAATGCAGGAAAGACTGATAACTAGGGACCGGTTGCTGTCTTTTGGGGTTATTACTGAGGCAGAATGTGTGATATGCTCTAATCAGACTGAGACTCATGCCCACCTGATCTATGAGTGTATGTTCAGCAGGCAATGTTGGGACCTGCTCAGTGGTTGGTTTGGTATCTCGTTTTCTCGGAGTAATGTTGTTGACTGGTTCCTGAAATGGAGATGTCCGTCTCTGATGAAGAAACAGATCGTGGGTGCTGCTATGGTAGCTTTATGGTACCACATATGGAATGCAAGGAATATCACTAGGTTGGAAGCGAAGGTTATGACACCTAGATACATCTTGATGCAGGTGAAACATGATATCCAGTTAAGATGCCGCGAGAGGAGATGGACACTAAAAGCAATGAAACTGCCTTGGGAACCATCTTTTTTATAG